One stretch of Prunus persica cultivar Lovell chromosome G1, Prunus_persica_NCBIv2, whole genome shotgun sequence DNA includes these proteins:
- the LOC18792749 gene encoding coiled-coil domain-containing protein 130, with amino-acid sequence MSSLAAARADNFYYPPEWTPKKGSLNKFHGQHALRERARKLDQGILIIRFEMPYHIWCGGCNSMIAKGVRFNAEKKQVGNYYSTKIWSFTMKSACCKHEIVIQTDPQNCQYVIISGATQKVEEYDIVDAETVALPGDEERGKLADPFYRLEHQEEDLQKKKEAEPVLVRLQRVSDERHLDDYALNKALRAKLRSQKKRVAEEEAASRKMGLGIRLLPVAEEDVTAASHVKFASRFDKSRKDKRALINAASIFPGSSGTSTSSKKSLELQSKRRKISAAAASNLLTGGFKPSSWSQNAVSSGRHNGTLVTVRRS; translated from the exons ATG TCCTCACTTGCAGCTGCTAGGGCAGACAACTTTTATTATCCACCAGAATGGACGCCAAAGAAG GGTTCTTTGAACAAGTTCCATGGTCAACATGCTTTGAGGGAGAGAGCAAGGAAATTGGACCAGGGGATTTTGATTATAAG GTTTGAGATGCCTTACCATATATGGTGTGGTGGGTGCAATTCTATGATTGCAAAGGGTGTTCGTTTTAATGCAGAAAAAAAGCAAGTCGGAAATTACTATTCTACAAAg ATATGGAGCTTTACCATGAAGTCAGCCTGCTGCAAACATGAGATTGTTATTCAGACAGATCCGCAGAATTGCCAGTATGTGATTATTAGTGGGGCCACTCAAAAGGTTGAGGAATATGACATTGTGGATGCAGAAACTGTTGCACTTCCTGGAGATGAAG AAAGAGGAAAGCTCGCGGATCCATTTTATCGTCTTGAACACCAAGAAGAGGATttgcaaaagaagaaagaagctgAGCCAGTATTAGTGCGCCTACAGCGAGTTTCTGATGAAAGGCATTTAGATGACTATGCCCTCAACAAGGCCCTCAGAGCAAAACTTAGG tctcaaaagaaaagagttgCTGAAGAAGAGGCTGCTTCAAGGAAGATGGGTCTTGGTATACGACTGCTTCCAGTGGCAGAGGAGGATGTTACTGCGGCATCACATGTGAAGTTCGCTTCCAGGTTTGACAAAAGCAGGAAGGATAAGCGAGCTTTGATCAATGCTGCTTCAATTTTTCCTGGGTCGTCTGGGACTTCTACGTCCAGTAAGAAGAGTTTGGAACTACAATCtaagagaaggaaaataagTGCTGCTGCTGCATCCAACTTACTTACAGGGGGATTCAAGCCATCATCATGGTCTCAGAATGCAGTTTCTTCAGGCAGACACAATGGAACGTTAGTGACAGTGAGACGCTCTTAG
- the LOC18790555 gene encoding aspartyl protease family protein 2, whose amino-acid sequence MVSLLSFFFVFFTFTNLCNSQQPTTTKDYLQLPLLHKKPFSSPSQALSHDTHRLSLLHARRHDIKSPVVSGASTGSGQYFVDLRLGTPPQSLLLVADTGSDLVWLTCSACTNCSNRDPGSAFLARHSSTFSPYHCYDSACTLIPQPDPSPCNRTRLHSPCRYEYTYSDGSLTAGFFSRETTTLKTSSGRETQLPNLSFGCGFRVSGPSVTGPSFNGAHGVMGLGRGPISFASQLGRRFGNKFSYCLMDYTLSPPPTSYLRIGGGFPHDVVSKIRFTPMLVNPLSPTFYYIGIKSASVNGRKLPIHPSVWSLDRAGNGGTVIDSGTTLTFLPETAYRVILAAFKRSLRLLAKPAKPTPGFDLCINVSGVARPSLPRLSFRLVGNALFAPPPSSYFIDTAEQVKCLAIQPVDSGSGFGVIGNLMQQGFLFEFDRDKSRLGFSRHGCARP is encoded by the coding sequence ATGGTGTCACTATTGtctttcttcttcgtcttcttcacCTTCACGAACCTCTGCAACTCCCAAcaacccaccaccaccaaagaTTACCTCCAGCTCCCACTTCTCCACAAGAAGCCCTTCTCCTCGCCCTCACAAGCCCTCTCCCACGACACTCACCGCCTCTCCCTCCTCCACGCTCGCCGCCACGACATCAAATCCCCCGTCGTTTCCGGCGCCTCCACCGGCTCCGGCCAGTACTTCGTCGATCTCCGCCTCGGCACCCCACCCCAGAGCCTCCTTCTCGTTGCAGATACGGGCAGTGATCTGGTATGGCTCACCTGCTCCGCCTGCACCAACTGCTCCAATCGCGACCCCGGTTCTGCTTTCCTCGCCCGCCACTCCTCCACATTTTCCCCCTACCACTGCTACGACTCCGCCTGCACACTCATCCCCCAACCCGACCCGAGTCCATGCAACCGCACCCGCCTCCACAGCCCTTGTCGTTACGAGTACACCTACTCCGACGGATCCCTAACGGCCGGGTTCTTCTCCAGAGAAACGACGACGTTGAAAACCAGCTCCGGGAGAGAAACCCAGCTTCCAAACTTATCGTTCGGGTGCGGGTTTCGGGTCTCGGGTCCGAGTGTCACCGGTCCGAGCTTCAATGGGGCACACGGAGTTATGGGCCTGGGACGTGGGCCCATCTCGTTCGCGTCTCAACTGGGCCGCCGGTTCGGGAACAAGTTCTCGTACTGTCTCATGGACTACACCCTATCCCCGCCTCCGACGAGCTACCTGAGAATCGGCGGAGGCTTCCCGCACGACGTCGTTTCGAAAATTCGCTTCACCCCCATGCTAGTGAACCCTCTCTCCCCCACATTTTACTACATTGGGATCAAGAGTGCATCCGTCAACGGCCGTAAATTACCTATTCACCCCTCCGTCTGGTCCCTCGACCGGGCCGGTAATGGCGGCACCGTCATCGACTCGGGAACCACGCTAACCTTTTTGCCCGAGACGGCTTACCGCGTCATCCTGGCGGCGTTTAAGCGGAGCTTGAGACTCCTTGCGAAGCCAGCCAAGCCGACTCCGGGCTTCGATCTTTGCATCAACGTGTCGGGCGTGGCCAGGCCGAGTCTACCCAGGCTGAGTTTCAGACTCGTCGGGAACGCGTTGTTCGCGCCGCCGCCGAGTAGCTACTTCATAGACACGGCGGAGCAGGTCAAGTGCTTGGCGATCCAGCCCGTGGATTCCGGGTCGGGTTTTGGGGTTATAGGGAATCTGATGCAACAAGGGTTCCTGTTCGAGTTTGACAGGGACAAGTCGCGGCTCGGTTTTTCACGTCATGGCTGTGCGCGACCGTGA
- the LOC18789431 gene encoding transcription factor TCP18, whose protein sequence is MTMFPSSSSASNYQRPFPCDTNQQPQLLEKSSTNIIDQHDHENPNSISHDDHHIRQYYSHYSEDHQHQAPNNFLEHDGLLLSYLLSQQQLLVGSSSPNMNSATSHHVQAHDTTEISVVASNSNKKVMDRVDEDRTAPAATSKGCSSKKKSNTSNGESKNAKAPRKRSSGNKDRHSKIYTAQGPRDRRMRLSLQIARKFFDLQDMLGFDKASKTIEWLFTKSKTSIKELKQHLNISPLAAYSCSTNANATSTSTITAKMNSSTSENSEVASKIQETANGDVHSIGTLEREKKNRKLCVVARESRVEARARARERTREKMMRTRSGGHYLWSSNCPNDQLFEPGMMMNSMVMSINHHDEKVVGSTTIPSGANSEDYDFPSFPGNWGQINNSKNTTGNNVLQIDPNPSNSSTMATAPPTSYPLEQKPRSVFMSTSSSMQEQNPSSIFVTTLIAEDQNPTTSSNFGTNSSIVLQSQFLGN, encoded by the exons ATGACCATGTTTCCTTCTAGCAGCAGCGCTAGTAATTACCAGCGGCCTTTTCCATGTGATACCAACCAGCAGCCGCAGCTGCTCGAAAAGTCCTCTACAAATATCATTGATCAGCATGATCATGAAAACCCTAACTCAATATCACATGATGACCATCATATTCGTCAGTACTATTCACACTACTCTGAAGATCATCAGCATCAGGCACCTAATAATTTTCTTGAACACGACGGACTGCTTTTGAGCTACTTGCTATCTCAGCAGCAGCTCTTGGTTGGAAGCTCCAGTCCCAATATGAACAGTGCTACTTCTCATCATGTTCAAGCTCATGATACTACTGAAATCAGCGTTGTGGCTtccaattcaaacaaaaaagtaatgGATCGTGTTGACGAGGATCGGACTGCCCCAGCTGCAACTTCGAAAGGGTGCtcttcaaagaagaagagcaataCATCAAATGGAGAAAGCAAGAACGCGAAGGCTCCTCGAAAGAGATCAAGCGGGAATAAGGACAGGCACAGCAAGATCTACACAGCTCAAGGCCCAAGAGACCGCAGAATGAGGCTGTCTCTTCAAATTGCCCGCAAGTTCTTTGATCTTCAAGACATGCTGGGGTTTGATAAAGCCAGCAAAACCATCGAGTGGCTTTTCACAAAGTCCAAGACTTCCATCAAGGAACTCAAGCAGCACCTCAACATCTCACCCCTGGCAGCTTACAGCTGTAGCACCAATGCCAACGCTACTTCTACCAGCACAATCACTGCAAAGATGAATTCGTCCACTTCTGAGAATAGCGAAGTTGCATCCAAGATTCAGGAGACTGCAAATGGCGACGTACATTCGATTGGGACAttggaaagagagaaaaagaacagGAAGTTATGTGTGGTTGCGAGGGAATCGAGGGTCGAGGCAAGAGCAAGGGCAAGGGAGAGAACAAGggagaagatgatgaggaCCAGATCAG GCGGTCACTACTTATGGTCTTCTAATTGTCCTAATGATCAATTGTTTGAACCTGGAATGATGATGAATTCCATGGTGATGAGCATCAATCATCATGATGAGAAGGTTGTGGGCAGCACAACAATTCCCAGTGGAGCAAATTCCGAGGATTATGATTTTCCAAGTTTTCCTGGGAATTGGGGCCAAATCAACAATTCCAAGAACACTACAGGTAATAACGTGCTGCAAATAGATCCAAACCCTAGTAACTCATCAACTATGGCTACTGCTCCTCCTACCTCATACCCCCTAGAACAAAAGCCTAGATCAGTTTTCATGTCCACCTCATCAAGCATGCAAGAACAAAACCCTAGTTCAATCTTCGTCACAACCTTGATTGCTGAAGACCAAAATCCCACtacttcttcaaattttgggACCAATTCAAGTATTGTTTTGCAGTCCCAGTTCCTTGGAAATTAA